Proteins found in one Pempheris klunzingeri isolate RE-2024b chromosome 6, fPemKlu1.hap1, whole genome shotgun sequence genomic segment:
- the pgm1 gene encoding phosphoglucomutase-1 produces MVKITTVKTKPYTDQKPGTSGLRKRVTVFQQNQHYAENFIQSIISVIEPAERQAATVVVGGDGRFFMKDAIQLIVQIAAANGIGHLVIGQNGIMSTPAVSCVIRKIKAVGGIILTASHNPGGPNGDFGIKYNISSGGPAPEGITNKIFDISKGLQEYHICPDLKVDLATIGKQTFEVDTFKPFTVEIVDSVEAYAEMLRGIFDFAALKELLSGAKHINVRLDAMHGVVGPYVKKIVCEELGSPANSAVNCIPQEDFGGHHPDPNLTYAADLVNTMKGGEYDLGAAFDGDGDRNMVLGKNGFFVNPSDSVAVIAANITSIPYFQKTGVKGLARSMPTSGALDNVAKALQMQLYETPTGWKFFGNLMDAGKLSLCGEESFGTGSDHIREKDGLWAVLAWMSILATRKQSVEEIMKDHWQKFGRNFFTRYDYEEVDSDAANKMIKDLETAMFDPSFVGKKFSSGDKTYEVAVSDNFAYTDPVDGSVSKNQGLRIIFSDGSRIIFRLSGTGSAGATIRLYIDSYEKDPQKIYQDPQVMLAPLVDIALKVSQLHECTGRTGPTVIT; encoded by the exons atggtgaaaataacGACGGTGAAGACCAAGCCGTACACGGACCAGAAGCCCGGGACGAGCGGCCTGAGGAAGAGGGTGACGGTGTTTCAGCAGAACCAGCACTATGCGGAAAACTTCATCCAGAGCATTATCTCTGTCATCGAGCCTGCCGAGCGCCAGGCTGCCACTGTGGTGgtgggaggagatgggaggtTTTTCATGAAAGACGCGATTCAGTTGATCGTGCAGATTGCTGCCGCCAATGGG ATCGGCCATCTGGTGATTGGGCAGAATGGCATCATGTCCACACCGGCAGTCTCCTGTGTGATCCGCAAGATAAAGGCAGTGGGCGGCATTATCCTCACAGCCAGCCACAACCCTGGAGGTCCCAATGGAGACTTTGGCATCAAGTACAACATCTccagtggag GACCTGCGCCAGAAGGCatcacaaacaaaatatttgacATCAGCAAAGGCCTACAGGAGTATCACATCTGCCCAGATCTGAAAGTGGATCTGGCCACAATCGGCAAACAGACCTTTGAGGTGGACACTTTCAAGCCCTTCACAG TGGAGATTGTGGACTCCGTGGAGGCCTACGCTGAGATGCTAAGGGGAATCTTTGACTTTGCTGCACTGAAGGAACTTCTCTCTGGAGCCAAGCACATTAATGTCCGTCTGGATGCTATGCACGGAG tgGTTGGTCCTTATGTGAAGAAGATAGTCTGTGAAGAGCTGGGTTCTCCTGCCAACTCAGCTGTCAACTGTATCCCCCAAGAGGACTTTGGGGGCCACCACCCTGACCCCAATTTGACGTATGCCGCTGACTTGGTCAACACCATGAAAGGAGGAGAATATGACTTGGGAGCGGCCTTTGATGGTGATGGT GACCGTAACATGGTGCTGGGTAAAAATGGCTTCTTCGTGAACCCCTCGGACTCTGTGGCTGTCATCGCTGCCAATATTACCagcatcccttacttccagaAGACTGGTGTCAAAGGACTGGCCCGCAGTATGCCCACCAGCGGAGCACTAGACaa TGTGGCTAAAGCTCTGCAGATGCAGCTGTACGAGACTCCAACTGGCTGGAAGTTCTTTGGGAATCTGATGGATGCTGGCAAACTCTCCCTGTGTGGAGAGGAGAGTTTCGGCACAG GCTCGGATCATATCCGTGAGAAGGACGGCTTGTGGGCGGTGCTTGCATGGATGTCAATCTTAGCCACCAGGAAACAGAGTGTGGAGGAGATCATGAAGGATCATTGGCAGAAGTTTGGCAGGAACTTCTTCACCAG GTACGACTACGAGGAGGTCGACTCAGATGCTGCCAACAAGATGATCAAGGATCTGGAGACAGCAATGTTCGACCCATCCTTCGTAGGAAAGAAGTTCTCATCAGGTGATAAGACTTATGAGGTGGCTGTGTCCGACAACTTTGCCTACACAGACCCTGTGGATGGAAGTGTATCCAAAAACCAG GGCCTCAGGATCATTTTCTCTGATGGTTCTAGGATTATTTTCCGCCTCAGCGGTACAGGCAGCGCCGGAGCAACCATCAGGCTCTACATAGACAGCTATGAGAAGGACCCCCAGAAGATTTACCAGGACCCTCAG GTGATGCTGGCTCCCCTGGTAGACATCGCCCTGAAGGTCTCTCAGCTCCACGAGTGTACTGGACGCACCGGCCCCACTGTGATCACATGA